CCCGTCGACCGTGACCTCGTACCCGCAGTATTCGAAAGCAACCCTCGGGGACCCTCGACCGACCGCAGCCGGCCGGAACAGGTCGTTCAGCGCCTCGGGGTCGACGGTGTCGGACAGCGGCGGCAGGTCGACCGGGTCGACCCGTTCGGCGGCGGCGACTGTTTCGAGAACCGAGAGCACGGCCGTGCTTGCATCGTCTTCCATGGGCGCGTCCATTCCACCTGGCGTAATAACGCTGCTTGCGAGGTCACTGCGACGCCCGAACGGATGAGACTCGAACGCGTGCGCGCTTCGTGTCGGCCGCACCCGACCTGACTGCGGTCGCTCCCCGGCACGCCCCAACCGCTATCGATGGTCGGGAGACGCTCGGCGTGGCCGAACTCTCAGAAGTAGCTGGGATCGGACGTGTCGTCGACGTCACCGGCGTGGCCGGGGCTACCGGCGGCGCGACGTGCGGTCGCCGCTACGGCGCGGTCGCACTCGAAGAGAATCAGTCGATGTGGCCTTCGTCGCGGAGCTGCTCGGCGTCCTGTTCGGAGTAGCGCCACTCGATGTTGGCCTTCTCGTCCTGCCAGTCCCACGGTTCGACGAGGACGACGTCGCCCTCGCTGATCCAGGTCCGGTACTTCATGCGGCCGGGGATCCGGCCCATGCGGTCGACGCCGTCCTCACACTGGACGCGCACGTGGTTCCCGCCGTTGTGCTGTGTGACCACCGCGAACAGTTCGTCGTTCGAGGGCATCCGGAGGTTCCGACGCCCGCTGTTGTCGCTCTCGCTCACAGGAGAAGTACGAGCCCGACACGTTTAAATCACCTGAGTCTCGCGGTACCACGACCCACGCGTCGTCGCCCGGGGGCGCTGTCACGACGGGGGCTCAGACGTGTCGGACGAGCGCCCGCACCTTCGAGAGGTCACTCGCGTCGAAGGGGTACAACTCGAGGTAGTCCTGGAGCGTCAGCTCGTAGCGCTGGAGCCGGTCGACCTGCGCGTCCGAGAGGCGGCCGGCACTGGCGACGAACCGCCGCTGCTGGCCGGCCGTGAAGTCGTAGAGCAACTCGCAGACGATCCGCTGTATCCGCCAGTCGAGCCCCTTCTCGTCGTTCCAGCGGTTCTCGTAGACTGCGAGCCGTTCGCGGGAGGTGTCCCCGCGGTCGAGCGCGGCGAGCGCGACGGTCGCGGCCATCTCCGCCGACTCCATCCCCGGGCGAATCCCTTCGCCGAAGAGGGGATTGATGCTCGAGACGGCGTCGCCGACGGCGACCAGGCCGTCGGTCGCGCGCTGGTTGATGGAGTTGTTCGAGACGGCGTCGCCGGCGTGAGCGGCTCTGATCGATTCGACCTCCCAGCGCGGGTCGGCGGCGAGCCAGTCCTCGACGTAGTCGTCGATGGTGCCGTCGTCCGCCGGGGCGTGCGTCTCGTAGAAGTCGTCGATCCAGCAGATCCCGGCCTTGAACGCGTTCTCGCCGGCGGGGAACGTCCAGGCGTACCCGCCCGGCGCGTCATCGTGGTCGAACCGGAACAGCATCGAATCGAGGTCGTAGCGGCCCTCGACCTCGTACTCCTTGCCGACGCCGTGCTGGGCCGACTCGGGATCGAACATCCCGAGTTGCTTCGCGAGCACGGCCCGCGGGCCGGTCGCGTCGACGACGAGATCAGCGCGGAGTTCGCGGTGCTCCCCACCGGCCGTGTACTCGACGCCGACGACGCGCCCGCCCTCGCGGATGGGCGCCTGGACGCGTGCGCCGGTCCGAACCTCGGCGCCGCGGGACTCGGCGTCCTCGCCGAGGTACTCGACGAACGCGGGGAAGTCGAGCACGTGCCCCGGGATATCGAGCGTCGAACTCGCACCGGGCGCCTCGAAGACGACGTTCTCGTTCTCGGCCATGACCACGTCGTCTGGGATCCCGTAACGGTCGATAACTTGTCGGAAGGTGCCACCGGTGGACTTGTCGTTGTCCGAGAGGGCGTCGTTGGCTTCCAAGACGGTGACATCGTACTCCGAGCGGGCGCCGATCTCGCGGGCGAACTGGAGGCCGGCCGGCCCGCCTCCGGCGACCACCACGTCAGCGTCTGCCGACATGGCTCGAGCTATCGACCAGTCCGACTAATCCGTTCCGATGTCGCCCGACGGCGAGGGCTCACGGGGAGTGCGACTCGGGAGAACCAGACCAGACCCGAACGGCCTCGGGTGGCCGCTCAGTACTCGTCGAGCGGCTGCTGGCGTATCTTCGAGCGCAGTTCGGCGACGGAGGGGTCGTCCTCGCCGGAGAACATGGCGAACAGCGTCGTCACCTCCGAGCGGGAGACCTTCACGTCCCCCTCCTCGATCACGTCCTCGGGGCGCTCCTCGAGTTCGCGCAGCGTGCCGACGGCCAACAGGAAGGGGATCGCCCACGCCGAGAGGGTGTTGCCGCGGATCTCCGGCATGGCTTCGAGCCAGGTCTGGGCGCCGTCGAGGTAGCCTTCGGCGCGGTCGACGACCCGGCGGATGACGGGGACGAACTCCTCGCCGTTGTCACCGTCGCGGATGTCCTCGGTGTCCAGTTGCTGGTCGTCGAGCAGCTCCTGGGGGATGTAGACGTTGTTCTCCTCCTCGAAGTCGGTGGCCACGTCCTTGGAGACGTTGACCAGCTGGAGGAGCATGGCGAACGAGCGGGCGTTGTTCTGGAGCGTCTCGCTGACGGAGTCGTCGACGTTGCGCGAGAGCAGCCCAGTCACGAGCGTCCCGACGGTGCCGGCGGCGTACCAGCAGTACTCCTCGAGTTCGCCGAAGGTCTGGAGGCGGAGCCCACCCTGTTCGGCGTAGCGCTCGACGAACATCGCCATCCCGCTGACGAGCTCGCGGACCGGCGGCCGGATCGCGGACTGAGAGTCGTCGTCGAGCCCGTCGAACGCGCGGAACACGCGCGGCGACTGGGCGACGACCTCCCAGTCGTCGTTCGGGCTCTCGGGGATCCACTCGTCGATGGCGGCCCGGAACTCGGCGATCACCGCGTCGTCCTCGGGGTCGAGCACCCGGTTGTACAGGTCCAGCAGGGTCCGCTGCTCGGCCGGCGGGATGTGCCCGGCGTCCTCGACGGTGTCCGCTATCCGACAGAGGAGGTAGCCGACACAGATGTCGCGCGACATCGGCTCGTCGAGCTCCGCGACCGTCAGCGCGAACGTGCGCGATACGTCCTGGACGGCGTCGTAACAGTAGTCGAGGTCGTCCTGAAACATCTGCTCGGTCTGGTTCCGTGACATTCCCGATACACCCTCTTCGCGTTCCACAAGTAAAAAGCTCGCCTACTCCCCGCCGCGACGCCGAGTCCACCCCCTCCCGGACACCTCGAACGTCGCCTGTCGAGCCCCTCGGTACGTCGGAAATATACGAAAAACATCATATTCGGTCGGCGTCGTCAACGGCGGGTCGATCGACCGATCGACATCCCGGGTCTCGGGACCGCGAACCACGGGAAAGAAAGGCTTTTTCGGGCGTGTTCCAACGGTCAAATATGGGTCGTGCGGGGACACGCTTTCGACGGCAGTTGCGAGCGAGCAGCCCGTGGCTCGTCATGGCCGCGGTGGTCTACGCGGTGCTGTTCGGCGCCGGGCTGGCCGCGATGGCCGCGTACTACGACGCGGACCTGGTCGCGGCGGTCACGGGCTCGGTCGGCGGCTGGCTCTTTCTGGCCTCGGTTGGCGGGCTCGCGGCGTTCGGCGCCGAGCGCGTCCGGGAGTACTTCCGGCCGAACTTCGAACCCGGTCACCCCCGCGACGAGTACCTCGCCTCGACCGCGCTGTGGTTCGACGACGAGGAGTGAGCGGGGAGCGCTCGCGACCGACCGGAGACTCGCGACCGACCAGAGACTCGCGACCGACCAGTAACCGATCACCGACCGGCGACGTCGCTGTCTGACGGTCCGGGGCCGCCGATGTCGGCGACGAACTCGTCGAGTGCGTCGGGGTCGTCCCCGCCGGGCAGCGGTTCCGTCGCGGTGCGGCAGGGCTCGTCGACGCCGAGGCGCTCGCAGACGGTGTCGACCGTCCGCTCGGCCATGAGCCGGTAGGTCGTCAGCTTCCCGCCGACGACCGACAGGAAGCCGTCGACCCCCTCGTCGGCGTGGTCGAGCAGGAAGAACCCTCTAGAGATGCCCCGGCCGCCGCGTTCGGCCTCGTCGGGTTCGTACAGTGGCCGGACACCCCACCACTCGCGGACGTGTGCGGCGTCGGACAGCGACGGACACATCGCCGCACATTCCTCGCGGACGCGCTCGCGCTCCCAGTCGGCGCGCTCGTAGTCGTCGGGGTCGTCGACCGTGACGCTCGTGGTCCCCAACACCGCCTCGCGCTCGTGGGGGACGACGATGTCGCCGTCGCCCGGCTCGCGACAGCGGTTGAGGACCGTTCCGAGGTCGGAGTGCTCGACCGACTCCATCAGCCCGCGAGTCGGTCGCATCTCGACGGTCGCCCCGGCCATCGCTGCGACCTCGCCGGCCCAGGCGCCCGTCGCGTTGACGACGACGT
This DNA window, taken from Halosimplex litoreum, encodes the following:
- a CDS encoding phytoene/squalene synthase family protein, with translation MSRNQTEQMFQDDLDYCYDAVQDVSRTFALTVAELDEPMSRDICVGYLLCRIADTVEDAGHIPPAEQRTLLDLYNRVLDPEDDAVIAEFRAAIDEWIPESPNDDWEVVAQSPRVFRAFDGLDDDSQSAIRPPVRELVSGMAMFVERYAEQGGLRLQTFGELEEYCWYAAGTVGTLVTGLLSRNVDDSVSETLQNNARSFAMLLQLVNVSKDVATDFEEENNVYIPQELLDDQQLDTEDIRDGDNGEEFVPVIRRVVDRAEGYLDGAQTWLEAMPEIRGNTLSAWAIPFLLAVGTLRELEERPEDVIEEGDVKVSRSEVTTLFAMFSGEDDPSVAELRSKIRQQPLDEY
- a CDS encoding FAD-dependent oxidoreductase; the protein is MAIDTTVLVIGGGATGAGVARDLALRGCDVALVDRGGLADGTTARSHGLLHSGARYAEADETGAEECIAENRTLRDVAGAAIADTGGLFVQLAGDDPEYFEAKRDACEAIGIPVEVIDGDEARAAVPALAEGVERAMRVPDAVVSPSRLVAANARDAADRGAAVHYDSPVEGIRVDEGEVAGVAVGGALDETVHPDVVVNATGAWAGEVAAMAGATVEMRPTRGLMESVEHSDLGTVLNRCREPGDGDIVVPHEREAVLGTTSVTVDDPDDYERADWERERVREECAAMCPSLSDAAHVREWWGVRPLYEPDEAERGGRGISRGFFLLDHADEGVDGFLSVVGGKLTTYRLMAERTVDTVCERLGVDEPCRTATEPLPGGDDPDALDEFVADIGGPGPSDSDVAGR
- a CDS encoding translation initiation factor eIF-1A, whose amino-acid sequence is MPSNDELFAVVTQHNGGNHVRVQCEDGVDRMGRIPGRMKYRTWISEGDVVLVEPWDWQDEKANIEWRYSEQDAEQLRDEGHID
- a CDS encoding HalOD1 output domain-containing protein; translated protein: MEDDASTAVLSVLETVAAAERVDPVDLPPLSDTVDPEALNDLFRPAAVGRGSPRVAFEYCGYEVTVDGPDTVAVEPVAPSATATGAGASNGTDASEGPLAD
- a CDS encoding NAD(P)/FAD-dependent oxidoreductase → MSADADVVVAGGGPAGLQFAREIGARSEYDVTVLEANDALSDNDKSTGGTFRQVIDRYGIPDDVVMAENENVVFEAPGASSTLDIPGHVLDFPAFVEYLGEDAESRGAEVRTGARVQAPIREGGRVVGVEYTAGGEHRELRADLVVDATGPRAVLAKQLGMFDPESAQHGVGKEYEVEGRYDLDSMLFRFDHDDAPGGYAWTFPAGENAFKAGICWIDDFYETHAPADDGTIDDYVEDWLAADPRWEVESIRAAHAGDAVSNNSINQRATDGLVAVGDAVSSINPLFGEGIRPGMESAEMAATVALAALDRGDTSRERLAVYENRWNDEKGLDWRIQRIVCELLYDFTAGQQRRFVASAGRLSDAQVDRLQRYELTLQDYLELYPFDASDLSKVRALVRHV